The following are encoded together in the Juglans microcarpa x Juglans regia isolate MS1-56 chromosome 2D, Jm3101_v1.0, whole genome shotgun sequence genome:
- the LOC121250535 gene encoding protein MIZU-KUSSEI 1-like yields the protein MQALMEDVKIRLTSNIVESPARSSGTPPPLMTPRHSSLVQPSQKKKRKTKALRVFRSFFRTFPIISPTTCKMGSIPLGIPDSHRTSSGTRVTGTLYGYRKGRVSLSMQETPRCLPTLVVELAMQTNVLQKEMSLGMVRIALECEKRSDKDKRRLLDETLWTLYCNGKKSGYGVKREATEEDLNVMELLKAVSMGAGVLPGNSEVEGPDGELAYMRSHFEHVVGSKDSETLYMLSPDGNNGPELSIFFVRI from the coding sequence ATGCAAGCATTGATGGAGGATGTAAAAATACGTCTCACATCCAATATTGTAGAGTCTCCGGCGAGATCTTCAGGTACGCCTCCTCCACTGATGACGCCCCGCCACTCGTCCCTCGTCCAACCATCCCAGAAAAAGAAGCGCAAGACTAAAGCACTCAGAGTCTTTCGCTCCTTCTTCCGAACCTTCCCGATTATATCGCCAACGACATGCAAGATGGGATCGATCCCGCTCGGAATACCGGACTCTCATCGCACCAGCAGCGGCACCCGAGTCACCGGCACACTGTACGGATACCGTAAAGGACGTGTAAGCCTGTCCATGCAGGAAACCCCGAGGTGTCTTCCCACGTTGGTGGTTGAGCTAGCCATGCAAACAAACGTGTTACAAAAGGAGATGAGCTTGGGGATGGTCAGGATTGCTCTTGAATGCGAGAAGAGATCTGACAAAGACAAGAGGAGGCTCTTGGACGAGACCTTGTGGACGTTGTATTGCAATGGGAAAAAGAGTGGCTATGGGGTTAAGAGAGAGGCTACGGAGGAGGATTTGAATGTAATGGAGCTCCTCAAGGCCGTGTCAATGGGTGCCGGTGTTCTGCCTGGGAATTCTGAGGTCGAAGGGCCGGACGGCGAGCTCGCATACATGCGTTCCCATTTCGAACACGTCGTGGGTTCGAAGGATTCCGAGACACTGTACATGTTGAGCCCGGACGGGAACAATGGACCTGAGCTTAGTATTTTCTTTGTGAGGATTTGA